A single region of the Planctomycetia bacterium genome encodes:
- the cysT gene encoding sulfate ABC transporter permease subunit CysT has protein sequence MSRRVLPGFGASLGFTLTYLGVLLIIPLIACLIKVSSLTAGEFWAAVWTERTRAAYSFTFTASLLSAVASVVLGMLVAWVLVRYEFFGKQVIDSLIDLPFALPTAVAGLVYSSLYVEKGWLGQYLVPLGIKAAYTPLAVVVVLTFIGLPFVVRAIQPVLETIDADTEEAAHLLGATRWQTFYRIILPTLLPAATTGFALSFARALGEYGSVVFVSGNLPFQTEIAPVLIVARLEQAKYAEATAIAVMLLAISFAMLVLINLLERWNNRHAN, from the coding sequence ATGAGTCGTCGAGTCCTACCGGGATTCGGGGCGAGCTTAGGGTTCACGCTGACCTATCTCGGCGTGCTCCTGATCATCCCGTTGATCGCCTGTTTGATAAAAGTCAGCAGTCTGACTGCCGGCGAGTTTTGGGCGGCCGTGTGGACCGAGCGTACCCGCGCCGCCTATAGCTTCACATTCACGGCCTCGCTGCTTTCGGCGGTGGCGAGCGTCGTGCTGGGAATGCTCGTCGCGTGGGTGCTTGTGCGCTACGAGTTCTTCGGCAAGCAAGTGATCGACTCGCTGATCGACTTGCCGTTCGCGCTGCCGACGGCCGTCGCGGGCCTCGTGTATTCGAGCCTGTACGTCGAGAAGGGTTGGCTCGGCCAGTATTTGGTTCCGCTAGGAATCAAGGCCGCGTATACGCCGCTCGCCGTGGTCGTCGTGCTGACGTTCATCGGCTTGCCGTTCGTCGTCCGCGCGATTCAGCCGGTGCTGGAAACGATCGACGCCGACACGGAAGAAGCGGCCCACTTGCTCGGCGCCACCCGTTGGCAGACGTTCTATCGCATCATCTTGCCGACGTTGCTGCCGGCCGCGACGACCGGCTTCGCCCTGTCGTTCGCTCGCGCGTTGGGTGAATACGGCTCCGTGGTCTTCGTGTCGGGCAACCTGCCGTTCCAAACGGAAATCGCGCCGGTGCTGATCGTGGCCCGCCTCGAACAAGCGAAGTATGCCGAAGCGACGGCGATCGCCGTGATGTTGCTCGCCATCTCCTTCGCGATGCTGGTGTTGATCAATTTGCTTGAGCGTTGGAACAACCGCCATGCAAACTAA
- a CDS encoding acetylxylan esterase, with the protein MSHVLRRLGLAVFFACGFVAASHVPVGAADKPASDAKSATPPDARLGPLKDLDGYFPFTVPTSTETWQKRADFVRKQVAVSQGIWPMPTKTPLNAVVNPPLDRDGYTVSGVFFESVPGHYVCGSLYRPKGFTGKRPVVLCPHGHWKDARFHDAGEAVVSQQIKTGAEKYQNAGRFFLQSKCAHLAKLGCIVFIYDMEGYSDATQLSFDLGHRYGTKRPEMETPENWGLYSPQAESRLQSLMGLQTWNSVRVLDFLTGLDDVDATRIGVTGASGGGTQTFLLAAVDPRPTVIVPAVMVSTAMQGGCTCENSCLLRVETGNIELAGVFAPRPMAVIAANDWTREIMTKGYPELKGLYKLTGAEANFEAFPYIQFPHNYNYVSRAAMYGFFNKHLKLEAKEPIVEGDIEPLTVEQLTVWSKEHPKPAGGDAHERDLLRKLTADSDQQIAALTPKDAASLAKYREVVGGAVDVIIGRRLSDIGKIDQENLLEEDRGDYLEYRCLLSDKARGETVVASYYYPKKWNKQVVVWADGKGTAGLTEKDGKASVMVETLVALGYAVAGLDPLGIGEHTNSDFPANANRRVKNPRMFAGFTYGYNHPLFAQRVHDILAVVAHARAHSEAPTGIHLIGTNGAGPWVAAALAQCDAGTIDFAEIETGGFRFDKLTDYLDANFLPGIVKYGDLPALIALGSPKKLIVRGEAKIPELVHAARAAGTLEAATVGTGKAPALKEAK; encoded by the coding sequence ATGTCGCACGTTCTTCGTCGTCTTGGGCTCGCCGTTTTCTTCGCTTGCGGCTTCGTCGCGGCAAGCCATGTACCCGTCGGCGCCGCAGACAAACCGGCGAGCGATGCGAAGAGCGCGACGCCGCCGGACGCGCGGCTCGGCCCTCTCAAGGATCTCGACGGCTACTTTCCGTTCACCGTGCCGACCTCGACGGAGACATGGCAGAAGCGGGCCGACTTCGTGCGCAAGCAAGTCGCGGTCTCGCAAGGGATCTGGCCGATGCCGACGAAGACGCCGCTCAATGCGGTCGTAAATCCGCCGCTCGACCGCGACGGCTACACCGTCTCCGGCGTCTTCTTCGAGAGCGTGCCTGGGCATTATGTGTGCGGCAGCTTGTATCGTCCGAAAGGTTTCACCGGGAAGCGGCCCGTCGTGCTTTGTCCGCACGGACATTGGAAAGACGCCCGCTTCCACGACGCCGGCGAAGCGGTCGTCTCGCAGCAAATCAAGACGGGTGCGGAGAAGTATCAAAACGCCGGCCGGTTCTTCCTGCAATCGAAATGTGCCCACCTTGCGAAGCTCGGTTGCATTGTCTTCATCTACGACATGGAAGGCTACTCCGACGCGACGCAACTTTCGTTCGACCTCGGCCATCGCTACGGCACCAAGCGGCCCGAGATGGAGACGCCCGAAAACTGGGGCTTATACAGTCCGCAAGCCGAGAGCCGGTTGCAATCGCTGATGGGTCTGCAAACGTGGAACTCGGTCCGAGTGCTCGACTTCCTCACCGGGCTGGACGACGTCGACGCGACGCGCATCGGCGTGACCGGCGCCAGCGGCGGCGGCACGCAGACGTTTCTCCTCGCGGCCGTCGATCCGCGACCGACCGTGATCGTGCCGGCCGTCATGGTGTCGACCGCGATGCAAGGGGGCTGCACCTGCGAAAACTCCTGCTTGCTGCGCGTCGAGACCGGCAACATCGAACTCGCCGGCGTCTTTGCGCCCCGCCCGATGGCCGTGATCGCCGCCAACGATTGGACGCGCGAGATCATGACCAAGGGCTATCCCGAGCTGAAAGGGCTCTACAAGCTCACCGGCGCGGAAGCGAATTTCGAGGCGTTTCCCTACATTCAATTTCCGCACAACTACAACTACGTCAGCCGGGCCGCGATGTACGGCTTCTTCAACAAGCATCTGAAGCTCGAAGCGAAAGAACCGATCGTCGAAGGAGATATCGAACCGCTGACGGTCGAGCAACTCACGGTCTGGTCGAAGGAACATCCGAAGCCGGCCGGCGGCGACGCACACGAGCGCGATCTGTTGCGCAAGCTCACGGCCGACTCCGACCAGCAAATCGCAGCGCTCACGCCGAAGGACGCGGCCTCGCTCGCGAAGTACCGCGAAGTCGTCGGCGGAGCGGTCGATGTGATCATCGGCCGGCGTTTGAGCGACATCGGCAAGATCGACCAAGAGAATCTGCTGGAAGAAGATCGAGGCGACTACCTCGAATATCGCTGCCTCCTCTCCGACAAAGCCCGCGGCGAGACGGTCGTCGCAAGTTACTATTATCCTAAGAAGTGGAACAAGCAGGTCGTCGTTTGGGCCGACGGCAAGGGAACCGCCGGCCTCACGGAGAAAGACGGCAAGGCGAGCGTGATGGTCGAAACACTCGTCGCACTCGGGTACGCCGTCGCGGGGCTCGATCCGCTCGGCATCGGCGAGCACACCAACTCCGACTTTCCGGCGAATGCCAATCGCCGCGTGAAGAACCCGCGCATGTTCGCGGGCTTCACCTACGGCTACAACCATCCGCTGTTCGCGCAGCGCGTACACGACATTCTCGCCGTCGTCGCGCATGCCCGAGCGCATAGCGAAGCCCCCACGGGAATCCACTTGATCGGTACGAACGGAGCGGGGCCATGGGTCGCCGCGGCGCTCGCGCAATGCGATGCCGGTACGATCGATTTCGCCGAGATCGAAACGGGAGGCTTCCGCTTCGACAAGCTTACAGATTATCTCGACGCGAACTTCCTGCCGGGCATCGTGAAGTACGGCGACTTGCCGGCGCTGATCGCGCTGGGAAGCCCCAAGAAATTGATCGTCCGGGGCGAGGCGAAGATCCCGGAACTCGTTCATGCCGCCCGAGCGGCCGGAACGCTGGAAGCGGCGACCGTCGGCACCGGGAAGGCTCCGGCTTTGAAAGAGGCCAAGTAA
- the cysW gene encoding sulfate ABC transporter permease subunit CysW: MQTKNPTAPNPIAATTKPSPAVAPAPATLPRSSPVRDSTARHDPLWVRILLIGSALAVVGVLIVIPVISVFYQAFADGWSVYWKNLTQDPDTTHAIFLTLMVAPVAVVANVIFGVAAAWAIARFRFPGRTLLTAMIDLPFSVSPIVAGLMILLIFGRTGFLGPFLMEHDIKIAFAVPGLILATTFVTMPFVVRELLPVMEAIGSEEETAAVSLGANGWQLFWRVTVPNIKWGLLYGIILCNARAMGEFGAVYVVSGHIAGRTDTMPLRVEKLFQESNNPGSFAVASVLTLLALVTLTIKVVLERKTKRDLAEAAEMRNVGGEA, encoded by the coding sequence ATGCAAACTAAAAACCCCACAGCCCCGAACCCGATCGCCGCAACGACTAAGCCTTCGCCGGCGGTTGCGCCGGCGCCCGCGACCTTGCCGCGCAGCTCGCCGGTTCGCGATTCGACCGCGCGACACGATCCGCTCTGGGTCCGCATCCTGCTCATCGGCAGCGCGCTGGCCGTCGTCGGGGTGCTGATCGTGATTCCGGTCATCAGCGTGTTCTATCAAGCGTTCGCCGATGGTTGGTCGGTGTACTGGAAGAACCTCACGCAAGATCCCGACACGACGCACGCGATCTTCCTTACGCTCATGGTCGCGCCGGTCGCCGTCGTCGCGAACGTCATCTTCGGTGTCGCCGCGGCTTGGGCGATCGCGCGGTTTCGCTTTCCGGGCCGCACGCTCCTCACCGCGATGATCGACTTGCCGTTCTCGGTCTCGCCGATCGTCGCCGGCTTGATGATCTTGCTGATCTTCGGACGCACCGGCTTCCTCGGGCCGTTCCTCATGGAGCACGACATCAAGATCGCGTTCGCCGTGCCGGGGCTGATCCTCGCGACGACGTTCGTGACGATGCCGTTCGTCGTGCGGGAACTGCTCCCCGTGATGGAGGCGATCGGCAGCGAAGAAGAAACCGCCGCCGTGAGCCTGGGGGCCAACGGCTGGCAACTGTTTTGGCGCGTGACCGTGCCGAATATCAAATGGGGCTTGCTCTACGGCATCATCCTTTGCAATGCCCGCGCGATGGGTGAGTTCGGCGCCGTGTACGTCGTGTCGGGCCATATCGCCGGCCGGACCGATACGATGCCGTTGCGGGTTGAAAAACTGTTTCAAGAATCCAACAATCCGGGCTCGTTCGCCGTCGCCTCGGTGCTGACGCTCTTGGCCTTAGTCACGCTCACGATCAAAGTCGTTCTCGAACGAAAAACCAAACGCGATTTGGCCGAAGCGGCCGAAATGCGCAACGTAGGGGGAGAAGCATGA
- a CDS encoding sigma-54 dependent transcriptional regulator yields MERFAPFLLSVWREACRHIEIGEAVAQSAPTLFQRTPINLVLIRRFDAERHTLETIATGVCRPCSPPQQHRHPLTEQQFAAVLAWCARNTLLHGDARRLDELPAGVLPEDLEGEVIIGPLNAEHGPVGLAIFATQAPRHFQDRHLEIVQHLLEPFTAWIENDRRQRELRVLREAAEADNRTLLSKLGRAGITDKIVGENTGLREAMQRVEQVARTDVPVLILGESGSGKEVVARAIHERSNRVKGPFLRVNCGAISPDLIDSELFGHEKGSFTGAAGQRKGWFERADGGTLLLDECGELTPGAQVRLLRVLQDGTFERVGGESQVTVNVRIIAATHRNLEAMTKDGSFRQDLWYRLSVFPMRLPALRERKTDIASMAAHFAQRSAQRLGMPLLALEHDDIERLIAYPWPGNVRELAAVIERAVILGEGRRIDVAKALGNQPTLPDRSLPVVVESPEASQTYPSVPALNGSKFPTLDEAMALHIEAALIRTQGRIEGPFGAARILRINPHTLRGRMRNLGLDWQRFRNPRDGL; encoded by the coding sequence ATGGAACGCTTTGCCCCTTTTCTTCTCAGCGTTTGGCGCGAAGCCTGCCGGCATATCGAAATCGGCGAGGCGGTGGCGCAATCCGCCCCGACGCTTTTTCAACGCACGCCGATCAATCTCGTGCTGATCCGCCGCTTCGATGCGGAACGACACACGCTCGAAACGATCGCCACCGGGGTTTGCCGCCCGTGCTCGCCACCGCAGCAACATCGGCATCCGTTGACCGAACAACAATTCGCCGCCGTGCTCGCGTGGTGCGCTCGCAACACGCTGCTGCACGGCGATGCGCGGCGTCTCGACGAACTCCCCGCCGGCGTGCTGCCGGAAGATCTGGAAGGGGAGGTGATCATCGGTCCGTTGAACGCCGAGCATGGCCCGGTCGGTCTCGCGATCTTCGCGACGCAAGCGCCGCGGCATTTTCAAGACCGGCATCTCGAGATCGTGCAGCACTTGCTCGAACCTTTCACGGCTTGGATCGAAAACGATCGTCGTCAGCGCGAGCTGCGCGTGCTCCGCGAAGCGGCCGAGGCCGACAATCGGACCCTCCTCTCGAAGCTCGGACGGGCCGGCATCACCGACAAGATCGTCGGCGAAAACACCGGCTTGCGCGAAGCGATGCAGCGTGTGGAACAGGTCGCGCGCACCGACGTTCCGGTCTTGATTCTCGGCGAGTCGGGCTCCGGTAAAGAGGTCGTCGCCCGCGCGATTCACGAACGCTCGAATCGTGTGAAAGGGCCGTTTTTACGGGTCAATTGCGGTGCCATCTCCCCCGACTTGATCGACTCGGAATTGTTCGGACACGAGAAAGGAAGCTTTACCGGTGCGGCAGGCCAACGCAAAGGTTGGTTCGAGCGAGCCGACGGCGGCACGCTCCTGCTCGATGAGTGCGGCGAGCTGACGCCCGGCGCGCAAGTGCGGCTGCTTCGCGTGTTGCAAGACGGCACGTTCGAGCGCGTCGGCGGCGAGTCGCAGGTTACCGTGAACGTCCGGATCATCGCGGCTACGCATCGCAACTTGGAAGCGATGACGAAAGACGGCAGCTTCCGCCAAGACCTGTGGTATCGGCTGTCGGTGTTTCCGATGCGGCTGCCGGCGTTACGAGAGCGCAAGACCGATATCGCGTCGATGGCGGCGCACTTTGCGCAGCGCTCGGCCCAGCGCCTCGGCATGCCGCTGCTGGCTTTGGAGCACGACGACATCGAGCGGTTGATCGCGTACCCCTGGCCGGGGAATGTTCGCGAGCTGGCCGCGGTGATCGAGCGAGCCGTGATCCTCGGCGAAGGGCGGCGCATCGACGTCGCGAAGGCGCTCGGGAATCAGCCGACGCTACCCGATCGGTCGTTGCCGGTAGTCGTGGAATCGCCGGAAGCGTCGCAAACGTATCCCTCCGTGCCGGCACTGAACGGCAGCAAGTTTCCGACTTTAGACGAGGCGATGGCTTTGCATATCGAAGCGGCTTTGATAAGAACCCAGGGTCGGATCGAAGGGCCATTCGGAGCGGCACGGATTTTGCGGATAAATCCGCACACACTACGGGGGCGAATGCGAAATCTCGGGCTCGACTGGCAGCGGTTTCGCAACCCTCGCGACGGACTTTAA
- a CDS encoding sialidase has translation MPLLATTPAAAQVASQAVAAKDDVWSKVAPHCRPPQEYVGDLGNYRSPLERDDGTRVASAAEWPARRGEIEAKWWKLLGGKPEPIAKPKVEYLDKERRENFTQQHVHVEVGPNGRMADGYLLTPDGTGPFPAVFIPFYEPQSSIGLGKPDTLGAIDFGVQLTRRGFVTLSIATPGTLAEPQADVRKLLVDIGNQLKLQPLGYLASVAANCHTALAQLPNVDPQRIGIVGHSYGGKWSMFGSCLDARYACAVWVDPGIVFDETNGNVNYWEPWYLGWDGGPQRPRGIPTAEKPRTGLYKQLYENNSREMLELHALMAGRPMLDSGGSEDPPKNWRALNHLIAVNKLLGKENLAAMTNRPLHRPTPEAAAVIYAFFEHHLKK, from the coding sequence ATGCCGCTCTTGGCGACGACCCCGGCCGCGGCTCAGGTCGCTTCTCAGGCCGTCGCCGCGAAAGACGATGTGTGGTCGAAAGTCGCGCCGCATTGCCGGCCGCCGCAGGAATACGTGGGCGACCTCGGCAACTACCGCTCGCCGCTCGAGCGCGACGACGGCACACGCGTCGCCTCCGCCGCCGAGTGGCCGGCGCGGCGCGGCGAGATCGAAGCGAAGTGGTGGAAGCTGCTCGGCGGCAAACCGGAGCCGATCGCGAAGCCGAAGGTCGAGTATCTCGACAAGGAACGCCGCGAGAACTTCACGCAGCAACACGTCCATGTCGAGGTCGGCCCGAACGGTCGGATGGCCGACGGCTATCTGCTGACCCCCGACGGCACGGGCCCCTTCCCTGCCGTTTTCATTCCGTTCTACGAACCGCAATCGAGCATCGGCCTCGGCAAGCCCGACACGCTCGGCGCGATCGACTTCGGCGTGCAGCTCACGCGGCGCGGGTTCGTCACGCTTTCGATCGCCACGCCCGGCACGCTCGCCGAGCCGCAGGCGGATGTTCGGAAGCTGCTCGTCGATATCGGCAACCAGCTCAAGCTGCAACCGCTCGGCTATCTCGCCTCGGTCGCCGCGAACTGCCATACGGCACTCGCGCAGTTGCCGAACGTCGACCCGCAACGGATCGGCATCGTCGGCCATTCGTACGGCGGCAAGTGGTCGATGTTCGGCTCCTGTCTCGACGCGCGTTATGCCTGCGCCGTGTGGGTCGATCCGGGCATCGTGTTCGACGAAACCAACGGCAACGTCAACTATTGGGAACCGTGGTACCTCGGTTGGGACGGAGGACCGCAACGCCCGCGCGGCATCCCGACGGCCGAGAAGCCGCGGACGGGCCTTTATAAACAGCTCTACGAAAACAACAGCCGCGAAATGCTCGAGCTCCACGCCCTGATGGCCGGCCGCCCGATGCTCGACTCCGGCGGCAGCGAAGACCCGCCGAAAAACTGGCGCGCGTTGAACCACTTGATCGCGGTGAACAAACTACTCGGCAAAGAAAACCTAGCCGCGATGACGAACCGCCCGCTGCATAGACCGACCCCGGAAGCCGCGGCCGTGATCTATGCGTTTTTCGAGCATCACTTGAAGAAGTGA
- a CDS encoding YezD family protein, which translates to MNDSASQGPQGTGSQDNERPAPSATRNREEHLQWVLQQVRQALTGLKFGQVVITVQDGLAIQIERTEKTRLR; encoded by the coding sequence ATGAACGACTCCGCTTCCCAAGGCCCTCAAGGCACTGGCTCGCAAGACAACGAACGGCCTGCCCCGTCGGCGACCCGCAACCGTGAAGAGCACCTGCAATGGGTTCTTCAGCAGGTTCGGCAAGCGCTGACGGGCCTGAAGTTCGGCCAGGTCGTGATCACCGTCCAAGACGGCCTCGCGATCCAGATCGAACGAACCGAAAAGACACGACTCCGTTAG
- a CDS encoding sulfate/molybdate ABC transporter ATP-binding protein, which produces MSIRISNVGKRFGNFTALENVSLDITNGSLLALLGPSGSGKTTLLRIIAGLESADGGTVLYHDEDVTHRSARDRNVGFVFQHYALFRHMSVFENIAFGLRVRKTPKAEITRRVDELIHLVRLSGMERRFPSQLSGGQRQRVALARALAIRPQVLLLDEPFGALDAKVRQELRQWLRRLHDEIGMTSVFVTHDQEEAFEVADKVVVMNKGKVEQVGTPREVFDHPANPFVMDFLGNVNVFSGRVQNGKASWGGMEVEYPDYPHGESREATVYVRPHELDIERYAVSEKAIRITVERVNPTGSVAKVYGVSLDYGSSVHVELTPDRYAELNLQEGEIVFVAPRRVRVFLPEYSI; this is translated from the coding sequence ATGAGCATCCGAATTTCCAACGTCGGCAAACGCTTCGGCAATTTCACCGCGCTCGAGAACGTCTCGCTCGACATCACCAACGGCTCGCTTCTCGCCTTGCTCGGGCCCTCGGGCTCCGGCAAGACCACGCTGCTGCGCATCATCGCCGGGCTCGAATCGGCCGACGGCGGCACGGTGCTCTATCACGACGAAGACGTCACACATCGCTCGGCTCGCGATCGCAACGTCGGCTTCGTGTTTCAACACTACGCTCTCTTCCGCCACATGAGCGTGTTCGAGAACATCGCGTTCGGCCTGCGCGTGCGCAAGACCCCGAAGGCCGAGATCACGCGCCGGGTCGACGAGCTCATTCATCTCGTTCGGCTCAGCGGCATGGAACGTCGTTTCCCTTCGCAACTGTCGGGAGGCCAGCGGCAGCGCGTGGCGCTCGCGCGTGCGCTAGCGATCCGTCCGCAAGTGCTGCTGCTCGACGAGCCGTTCGGCGCGCTCGATGCCAAGGTGCGGCAAGAGCTTCGCCAATGGCTTCGTCGCCTGCACGACGAGATCGGCATGACGAGCGTCTTCGTGACACATGACCAAGAAGAAGCGTTCGAGGTCGCCGACAAGGTCGTGGTGATGAACAAAGGCAAAGTCGAGCAAGTCGGCACGCCGCGCGAAGTGTTCGATCATCCGGCGAACCCGTTCGTGATGGACTTCCTGGGCAACGTCAACGTCTTCAGCGGGCGTGTGCAAAACGGCAAGGCCTCGTGGGGAGGAATGGAAGTCGAGTATCCCGACTATCCGCACGGCGAATCGCGCGAAGCGACGGTTTACGTCCGACCGCACGAGCTCGACATCGAGCGCTACGCGGTGAGCGAGAAGGCAATTCGGATCACGGTCGAGCGCGTGAATCCGACCGGTTCCGTCGCGAAGGTCTACGGCGTGTCGCTCGACTACGGCTCGTCGGTGCATGTCGAGCTGACGCCCGACCGCTACGCCGAGTTGAATCTCCAAGAGGGCGAGATCGTGTTCGTGGCCCCGCGCCGCGTGCGCGTGTTCCTGCCGGAATACAGCATCTAG
- a CDS encoding sulfate ABC transporter substrate-binding protein — translation MSTGSSLLSLSRRSLLSLAGVSFVGMALCGCSDSKTTPSGSAGGSAAKKEIELLNVSYDPTRELWKQINEAFIPKYEKDSGKKLSIKQSHGGSSSQARSVIDGLDADVVTLAIWPDVDQIRKAGLIAEGWEKRLPNHSLPYTSTIVFVVRKGNPKGIKDWADLIRPDVKVITPSPKTSGNGKLSFIGAWGSVTTRGGSAEDAQKFVSALYKNVPVLDSGARGATVTFAQRGIGDVHLTWENEAHYEIAEAKGELEIINPPVSVLAEPTVAWVDANVKKKGTADIAKAYLEFLYTPEGQEIIAKNYYRPSDKEVLLKHAKSFHPIELFTVEKVAGSWDKAQAEFFGEGAVFDKIYTPAAK, via the coding sequence ATGTCAACCGGTTCGAGTCTTCTTAGCCTCTCGCGTCGTTCCCTGCTTTCGCTGGCCGGAGTGAGCTTCGTCGGCATGGCACTCTGCGGTTGCAGCGACTCGAAAACTACGCCGAGTGGCTCCGCCGGGGGCTCGGCCGCGAAGAAGGAAATCGAACTACTGAACGTGTCGTACGACCCGACGCGTGAACTTTGGAAGCAGATCAACGAAGCGTTCATCCCGAAATATGAGAAGGACAGCGGCAAGAAGCTGTCGATCAAGCAATCGCACGGCGGCTCGTCGAGCCAAGCTCGTTCCGTGATCGACGGCCTCGACGCCGATGTCGTCACGCTCGCCATCTGGCCCGACGTCGATCAGATCCGCAAGGCCGGCCTGATCGCCGAGGGTTGGGAAAAGCGACTCCCGAATCACTCGCTGCCGTACACGTCGACGATCGTTTTCGTGGTCCGCAAGGGAAACCCGAAGGGGATCAAAGACTGGGCCGATCTGATTCGTCCGGACGTGAAGGTCATCACGCCGAGCCCGAAGACCTCGGGCAACGGGAAGCTGAGCTTCATCGGAGCTTGGGGTTCGGTCACGACACGAGGCGGAAGCGCCGAAGACGCGCAGAAGTTCGTCAGCGCGCTCTATAAGAACGTGCCGGTTCTCGACTCGGGAGCTCGCGGCGCCACGGTCACGTTCGCGCAACGAGGCATCGGCGACGTCCACCTGACTTGGGAAAACGAAGCCCATTACGAAATCGCCGAAGCGAAGGGGGAACTCGAAATCATCAATCCGCCGGTGAGCGTGCTCGCCGAGCCGACCGTAGCTTGGGTCGATGCCAACGTCAAGAAGAAGGGAACGGCCGACATCGCCAAGGCCTATCTCGAATTCCTCTACACGCCGGAAGGCCAAGAGATCATCGCGAAGAACTACTATCGCCCTTCCGACAAAGAAGTGTTGCTGAAGCACGCGAAGTCTTTCCATCCGATCGAACTCTTCACGGTGGAGAAGGTCGCCGGCAGTTGGGATAAGGCGCAAGCCGAGTTCTTCGGCGAAGGAGCCGTCTTCGACAAGATCTATACTCCTGCGGCTAAGTAA